From Oryza sativa Japonica Group chromosome 4, ASM3414082v1, one genomic window encodes:
- the LOC4335169 gene encoding UDP-glycosyltransferase 79-like — translation MENAPATTTSSTQDGGGGAGGHVFLLAFPEAQGHVNPILQFGRHLAAHHGFLPTLVTTRHVLSTVPPPLAPFRVAAISDGFDSGGMAACGDAREYTRRLADVGSETLGVLLRSEAAAGRPPRVLVYDPHLPWAGRVARGAGVPAAAFFSQPCAVDVIYGEVWAGRVGLPVVDGGALRGLLSVELGPEDVPSFVKAPESYPPFLEAVLGQFDGLEDADDVLVNSFQELEPKEADYLASAWRFKTIGPTVPSFYLDDDRLQPNKNYGFNISDSTSPCLAWLDNQPPCSVVYASYGTVADLDPTQLDELGNGFCNSGKPFLWVVRSCDEHKLSEELRDKCKERGLIVSWCPQLEVLSHKATGCFLTHCGWNSTTEAIVTGVPLLAMPQWTDQPTTAKYIESAWGNGVRVHRDKEGMVRKEEVERCIREVLESERKAEYRKNANRWMKKAKEAMKKGGSSNKNIAEFASKYASY, via the exons ATGGAGAACGcaccggccaccaccacctcctccacccaagacggcggcggcggcgccggcggccatgtcttcctcctcgcttTCCCCGAGGCGCAAGGCCACGTCAACCCGATCCTGCAGTTCGGCCGCCACCTCGCGGCGCACCACGGCTTCCTCCCCACGCTCGTCACCACCCGCCACGTTCTCTCCACCGTCCCGCCCCCTCTCGCCCCCTTCCgcgtcgccgccatctccgACGGCTTCGACTCCGGCGGCATGGCGGCCTGCGGGGACGCCAGGGAGTACACCCGGCGGCTGGCGGATGTGGGCTCGGAGACCCTGGGTGTCCTCCTCCGCTCCGAGGCCGCCGCGGGGAGGCCGCCCCGCGTGCTGGTGTACGACCCGCACCTCCCGTGGGCGGGGCGCGTGGCGCGCGGCGCTGGGGTGCCAGCCGCCGCGTTCTTCTCGCAGCCGTGCGCCGTGGACGTCATCTACGGGGAGGTCTGGGCGGGGCGCGTTGGGTTGCCCGTCGTGGACGGGGGCGCGCTCCGGGGGTTGCTGAGCGTGGAGCTCGGGCCGGAGGACGTGCCGTCGTTCGTGAAGGCGCCGGAGTCGTACCCGCCGTTCCTGGAGGCGGTGCTGGGCCAGTTCGACGGGCTGGAGGACGCCGACGACGTGCTCGTCAATTCTTTCCAAGAATTGGAGCCGAAG GAGGCAGATTACTTGGCATCAGCATGGCGTTTTAAGACGATTGGTCCGACCGTACCATCCTTCTACTTGGATGACGATCGCTTACAACCAAACAAGAACTATGGGTTCAACATTTCTGACAGCACTTCACCTTGCTTGGCGTGGCTAGATAATCAGCCCCCTTGCTCTGTTGTCTATGCTTCCTATGGGACTGTTGCTGATCTTGACCCAACTCAGTTAGATGAGCTGGGCAATGGATTTTGCAATTCCGGTAAACCGTTCCTTTGGGTCGTGAGGTCCTGTGATGAACACAAGCTATCAGAAGAACTCCGTGACAAGTGCAAGGAGAGGGGCCTAATCGTTTCTTGGTGTCCCCAGCTTGAGGTCTTATCTCACAAAGCCACAG GCTGTTTCTTAACTCACTGTGGATGGAACTCAACAACAGAAGCAATTGTTACTGGCGTTCCACTGTTAGCGATGCCTCAGTGGACAGACCAACCAACTACAGCGAAGTACATTGAAAGTGCATGGGGAAATGGTGTACGCGTACATCGGGACAAGGAAGGCATGGTGAGAAAAGAAGAGGTGGAGAGATGCATCAGAGAGGTTCTAGAGAGTGAGAGGAAGGCAGAGTACAGGAAAAATGCTAATAGGTGGATGAAGAAAGCTAAGGAAGCCATGAAGAAAGGAGGGAGCTCGAATAAGAATATTGCTGAGTTTGCCTCGAAGTACGCTTCATATTGA